The sequence aGAGAAATGGGCATTGAAAATACAAAAGGAGTCCCTTTTCATAATACTAGCCAGCAGATACAAATGACAAAGCATCCTTGCTGCGCTATTTGCTAAAATCACAAGCAGAGGCATCAAAATGATGACAACAAAAGCAAGAGAGAGGGTGCATGCCGAGCAGACCTTCTCATTTAGAGCACTAGTGGGAAAATATGAACATCCATCACCAAAGTATAAGATTTTTTTCTAGTGAGATCCAGCTCAAATAGGCAGACATCTCCCTTTTTCAGCTTGTTAGCCACATAAAAGTGGAGCCATCCCTTTCTCATTGCTGTACGTTTAAGCATTTTCCCCCTGAATTTAAAATCACTGGTACATAGCTTCACTGGCCATAATTTTCCTGAGGAGTCCCTAAGTATCACAATGGACGCTCGGTCAAGCTTTTGTGATTTTGCAAATTCTACAGGAATATGCTGCAATTTACAGGCACAAGAGAACTCTTTCCTGTCAGGCTACAAGGAGCAAATCCCCATTCCAAGTCTCAGAAACAAGGGTGAAATTAGCTCACCAGATACGATATACCATCGGGTCCATTGGATGCATTTATGGTTGTAATGAAATGAGGACCATTGGTAGGGTATGATTTAGCATCTTCTAATGGGCTTTTTCCTGTgtataaatagataaaagcaACATGCAACAACAAAACTCGGCGTGAATGTGATACATTAgtcaatgaaaaattataagttaaagCCTTTTAGAATAGAACCCACCATCCAGATGCTCTCTCTTATGATGTCTCTTACCTTCGTCAGataaaatcttctttttctttttcttattcttattcttattcttcatcttctcagaaaacaaatTGATGGAAACTGGAATCTCTTTCTCACACGCGCTTGAATCAAACACTATAGCATCAAAAACCAAGTCCCCGTTATATTCAAAGACAACAAAATCTCCAAGATTAAGGCCATGGTGCTTCACAAAATCTTCCCACCCTTCTTCAAAATATAGCGATCCATCACAGCATTTACCAACTTTAATATGCCATTCACGGTCAGAGCTCTTCACAACTGCTCTATCCGATCCCTCCCCTTTTATCTGTCGACAGAAAGCCACTGGTAGAGGCTGCTTACAGGAAACATACTGGCCTAAAAAATTAGacattttgagaaagaaagaaaaaggtacAACAAccaataattgaaaaaaaaaaaaaaccacgtACAAGTTTTGATCGGAAGCCGGGCATCATGACTCTGAAGAAACGCCTGCTCTCGGCCATAGAAGAGTAGCTCTGTTCACTCGGTTTCAGACCCCACTCACCTAAGACATGAACTTATAATTTTGACTGCGATATTTAACATAATATAATGTCGCATTAAGAttctctaaaaaaaaaatgtggCATTAAGATTGGGGCCTGTAATGCGACATTGTTGGGCTTATTCATCCTGAGGGCAGACTATGTCCAGTATTTACGCAAAATCAACAGTCTCATACTTCGGTTCAAGCATTGCCACGATAACGTCTTCCTTAATGGGATTGCAAGGGTCCATGCCTCTTCAAAGTATTACATTTCTGAATCCTCTtgtattattgataatttgtCATCTTCGATGGATTGAGAAACCTTGCAACAAATGCCCACATCTTGTAAACATCTTCAAAGTTTGTCAGAAATCCAAGAGATGAAGTAACAACCTCCACTTGGTAAAACACATTTTTTCCATCTTCGAGATCGAATCCTCCATCTTGTTGTTTTAGGCTGTCAACTATCTCTACATGGTTCAGGATGGCATTGCCTAGAGAACTACCATTTTCCTCGGCCACCTTGTGAACAATTTCAGGATGAATTAGCTGTTCTCCAATGTATGTATCGTCTCACATTGAAAGCTACAGTTGCATCtctttcatatattattttagggCCATTTATCTAGACAAGAGGAACACCAGCTCTATCTGAAGAAGTAAAACGAAGTTGAAGTAAGGATGTGATCAGCCAGTTGACGAGATAATAAAGTATGAGGGTAGTCTTGTTTAGTCCCAAAACATTGATGTGATCTAGATGCCGGCAAATTATTTCTGATTCCCTCCTTCCCCACTCTTATTCATCGTCATAATCCCCATCATCCAGGGACTCCTCGTCACTGGAAGTGGTTAAAGATATTTCCCTAAGCCCCAATTGACTATTATACTCTCTGTTGTCTTTCATGCTGAAGGATACCTTAACTCATGGTAGCAACTCGATCACCCTCGTCCAAACTGAAGAATCTACCACTTTCCCTCATCcccaaaaatctaaaatcacCTTCTGTTTGCCTTCTTATAGCACTTTCCTTCGCGTCATGGCTAATTTGTTGGGGTCCCTCCACACGGTGACTCcacattatttaatatatctatatatataacttgGAGTAACCTCCAAGCAAATTGGCTTGGAGTTGCTTGGAGGTTACTCACTTCCTTGCTTATAAATAGCAAGAGGTGAATGAAGGAAGGAggaacacaaaaaaaaaataatatatattttgtgagtGATATTAGTTTTAGGCTAATAGGCAAGCTAGGAAATGTTTTCTCTAAAGAGTGCAAGCAGTAAGAGAGGTGAGAGATAAAAATAGTGATATTATTTCACGTGTGGGGCAAATAGTTGATAGTTATTATTTTGGTGAGATTTCTCCGTAAAAGTACTCTCTTTGTATGCCTGCTATTTTGATAGTGGAAGATTTATTCGGATTTATCCTGTGGACCTAACCCAACATTAAGGGTGAACCACGTTAAAATTCTCGGtgtcatttattatttaatttctgcatatccttaattttatttccgACATAGCAAGGAGGTGAATGAAGGAAGGagtaacataaaaaaaaaaaaatattttgtgagTGATATTAGCTTTAGGCTATTAGGCAAGCTAGagaaatattttctctaaagGATGCGAGCAGTGAGAGAGGTGAAAGATAAAAATAGTGAGATTATTTCGGATGTGGGGTTATTCGGATTTTGTCCCATGGACGTAACCCAACATTAAGGGTGAACCACGTTAAAATTCTCGGtgtcatttattatttagtttctacccatccttaattttattttcgaCATAGTAAAGAGGTGAATGAAGAAATgagtaacaaaaaaaaaaaaattttgtgaGTGATATTAGTTTTAGGCTAATAGGCAAGCTAGAGAAACGTTTTCTCTAAAGGGTGCGAGCAGTGAGAAATGTGGGAGATAAAGATAATAAGATTATTTCGGGTGTGGGAGAAACACTTGAGTGTCATTATTTTGGTGAGATTTCTCTGTAAAAGTACTCTCTTTGTATTCCTGCTATTTTGATAGTGGAAGATTTATTCGGATTTTATCCCGTGGACGTAACCCAATATTAAGAGCGAACCACGTTAAAATTCTCGGTGTcgtttattatttagtttctgCCCgtccttaattttattttcgaCAAAGTAATTCCGCTGCGCCCACCAACAACTGGTATCAGACCATCCTTTGAGtatctatatatatctaattatCGTATGCTCTGTGGTTGCCACTAGACAGTGGATCCTCCATATCAGAAAATAAgttagatatatttatttactctttCTTGAAGTGCTGGCCATATGTCGAAAATATGGAGGCGAAGACGGGCAAGATGGTTAGTTTAAATGACACGAATTACCGCATATGGAGAAACGAGATGAAGGATCTCTTATTTGTGATGAAGTTGCATTTACCGATGTTTGTAACAAATAAACCCGAAGAAAAATCGGATGAAGAATGGGCGTTCAAGCATGAGCAAGTGTGTAGTTTCATTCGACAGTTTGTCGAAGATAATGTGTACAACTACATCTGTAATGAGACTCACGCACAAACATTATGGAATAAGCTTGAGGAGTTGTACACGTCGAAAACCGGCAACAACAAACTATTTTATCTGGCAAAATTAACGCAGATAAAATATCGGGATGGTACTTCTATAAACAGTCCAAtaaaacatgagaaaagatcTTGGACAAAATGTCAAAGGTAGACGTCTCAGTTTGACTGATCCCTCTTagtttattcaaatttattaatgccCATTCTTTcgattttaagtttttaactGAGCTCATATTTTGGAATACATTAATCAAGCCTAACCCTAATTTTAGGTTGCTTCGGACATGTCTGGAACCAGTAGTCCCAATTTCTAACGAAATCGttccaaatttaattaattatatatataatctatatATTTCCAAAATTGGAGTCTAACTAACTATTCCAATTCAATTTCGACTtgaatcttaaaataaaaactaataactTAAGCAGTCTAATTTTTATGTGATTTGGAAACCGCTAATCCAGTGTACAATAAATTGGTGTATAATACGGTACTAACTACAGTTAAACTTCATAATTAAATTGGAAGTTCTAACTATCTCTTTTAGGTAGATATGGCAATGTATTTTTAGACGTGAATAAATTCGTAATCCGACCTAACAAAGGAAAGAATATTCACTATGCTAGTGATAGGGCAGAGATAGATTTTCGCCATCTCCGTCAGTGTAATCTGTcccaatatattatttataaatataaatatataaaaataatttttataatatatattaagtattatttaaatttagagtttattttttaattatacttaataatagttaaaatattagataaatatattaaaagaattaataaattatattttatattatataaaataaatataatagataTTATTCGGACACaatctcattttatttaaaaaaatactgtTTTGATTTCGTACGCATCCCAATCATTGATGGGATGAGaatgaaaaaaatcaaatccgCCCGGATCCGCTATTGCCATTTTTACTTTTAGGAAGACAATCAAATAATTTGGTTTGACCataatttaaacacaaaccCAGTGTAGATTCActtcataaataaattggCAACTCAGCTTTCGTTTTTGGAAAGACAACCAAGTTTCCTTCAGTAATTTGATACTACCATAATTAAAACACAAACCTAGTCTAAATTCACTTCATAACTGAATTAGCAACTCAGTTTTCCTTTGTTAGAGAGAGACAACCAATTTTCCTTAAATAAATTGCATTTTACCATAGGCAAACACACAAACTTTGTCTAAATTTATTGACCTTTTTTAGTAGGTCCGTATAATAAGGGATGCTTACTCTATCAGTAGGCTGGATCATAAAAAATtcttgttaaattttttaaatttttatacaaatttaattaaaatttttgaattatattttaagaccgaattcaattaaaaattaataaactcaaatttattattttttaattttaaatattaaatttattttatataaatacattccaattaatgtataatttttaaaccGATCTAACTCAAGCCAGGAGCATTACTTAGCCTGGTCAGTTACTAAATACTTGACCAATGCATTGAACGTACATGGATTTTATTGCAGCAGGTGTAGACAACATCCTCAATTTCTACTTCTGGCACAAAGTATTCTGTGCTCCTGCTCCTGCCACTGCCGTATAAGCCGAGTGACCAGTAGctgaaaatttatgaaaataaatcagAATTCATTTACATATATGGACTGACCTTAgcgataataaaatataagcccttatttataattgaaaacaagattattattattataaaacatGTTTAGCAAATCTCAAACAACCAtatactatataatatatagcCTGGATCATAGCAAAATCCAAATCGGAATCAGACGCCACCTGCTTAATTACTTTAACAACTTTAAAACGAATATATCACCGGGACACATTAATCACCGTTCATCAGGTATATCCAGCGCCTCACCCGCAATTACAACACGACGGACGgttttgttgttgttattattatttttttatttagttaattaacaAACGTGTAGGccgtaaaattaatatttcttctctttatctgatataatacttttttttttcttttttctttttcttctttttgtctGAAATTTTACTCGGAGAGAGTACCCTGTATGGTATAAATAATGCCAACTTTAATCCCATTTCCGATAAAACGATATTACTTCCAATTATATAAAGTGGCCTTGTCTCTTAACAGATTGATCTTAAAACAACAGTA is a genomic window of Ricinus communis isolate WT05 ecotype wild-type chromosome 2, ASM1957865v1, whole genome shotgun sequence containing:
- the LOC8260889 gene encoding B3 domain-containing protein REM7 isoform X1, which encodes MAESRRFFRVMMPGFRSKLYVSCKQPLPVAFCRQIKGEGSDRAVVKSSDREWHIKVGKCCDGSLYFEEGWEDFVKHHGLNLGDFVVFEYNGDLVFDAIVFDSSACEKEIPVSINLFSEKMKNKNKNKKKKKKILSDEGKRHHKREHLDGKSPLEDAKSYPTNGPHFITTINASNGPDGISYLHIPVEFAKSQKLDRASIVILRDSSGKLWPVKLCTSDFKFRGKMLKRTAMRKGWLHFYVANKLKKGDVCLFELDLTRKKSYTLVMDVHIFPLVL
- the LOC8260889 gene encoding B3 domain-containing protein Os03g0212300 isoform X3, with amino-acid sequence MAESRRFFRVMMPGFRSKLYVSCKQPLPVAFCRQIKGEGSDRAVVKSSDREWHIKVGKCCDGSLYFEEGWEDFVKHHGLNLGDFVVFEYNGDLVFDAIVFDSSACEKEIPVSINLFSEKMKNKNKNKKKKKKILSDEGKSPLEDAKSYPTNGPHFITTINASNGPDGISYLHIPVEFAKSQKLDRASIVILRDSSGKLWPVKLCTSDFKFRGKMLKRTAMRKGWLHFYVANKLKKGDVCLFELDLTRKKSYTLVMDVHIFPLVL
- the LOC8260889 gene encoding B3 domain-containing protein REM7 isoform X2, giving the protein MAESRRFFRVMMPGFRSKLPLPVAFCRQIKGEGSDRAVVKSSDREWHIKVGKCCDGSLYFEEGWEDFVKHHGLNLGDFVVFEYNGDLVFDAIVFDSSACEKEIPVSINLFSEKMKNKNKNKKKKKKILSDEGKRHHKREHLDGKSPLEDAKSYPTNGPHFITTINASNGPDGISYLHIPVEFAKSQKLDRASIVILRDSSGKLWPVKLCTSDFKFRGKMLKRTAMRKGWLHFYVANKLKKGDVCLFELDLTRKKSYTLVMDVHIFPLVL